The sequence GCAATTGGAGATAATTTATATTGTATTTTCGTTAATAACGGACTTTTACGTAAAAATGAATTCCAAAGTGTATTAGATCAATACAAAGGAATGGGGCTAAATGTGAAAGGTGTTGATGCTTCTAAAAAGTTTTACGATGCGCTTGCAGGTCTAGATGATCCAGAAGCAAAACGTAAGGCAATTGGTAACGCTTTTATCGAAGTTTTCGATGATGAAGCAAATCAATTAAAAGACGTGAAATTTTTAGGTCAAGGAACAATATATCCAGATGTTATTGAGTCTGTTTCAGCAACTGGCGGACCAAGTGCAACTATAAAATCACATCATAATGTTGGTGGATTGCCAGACTTTATGAAGTTAAAAGTTGTTGAGCCGTTAAGAATGTTGTTTAAAGATGAGGTTCGTAGAGTGGGAGCTAGTTTAGGAATTGATCCAGAATTATTAGGGCGTCACCCTTTTCCTGGGCCAGGATTGGCAATTCGTATTTTAGGTGATATTACACCTGAAAAAGTAGCAATTCTTCAAGAAGTGGATGCTATTTTTATTAATGGTTTGAAAGAGCATGGTCTGTACGATAAAGTATGGCAAGCAGGAGCAATTTTGTTACCTGTAAACAGTGTTGGAGTAATGGGAGATGAACGCACCTATGAAAAAGTAGTTGCATTAAGAGCTGTAGAATCTACAGATGGTATGACAGCTGATTGGGTACATTTACCGTATGAGTTTTTAATGAAAACATCAAACGAGATAATTAATAAAGTGAAAGGTGTAAATAGAGTAGTTTATGATATTAGCTCAAAACCACCAGCAACTATTGAATGGGAATAAAAAATAATATTTAGTTGAAAAAACTTTGAAAAGTCATTGCAATAAATATCTTTGTAATGACTTTTTTTTTAACACTTAAACAAATATACACTTTACATGAAATACATTTTGATTTTTTTCGCATGCTCCAATTTGCTATTTGCCCAAGAAATTAAAACTAATTCTTATACTATCAAACCAAAAGAAACATTCTATTCTATTTCAAAAAAATTCAATGTTTCAATAGAAGAAATTAAAGACGCAAATCCTAACTTAACGAGTACTTCACTAAGTATTGGTCAAGTTATTCTTATTCCTACAAAAGAAAAAAACAGCTCAGTAATCACTTCGAGTGGTAATAATCATCTTGTTCAAGCACAAGAAACATTATTTGGAATTGCTAGGAAATATAATGTTTCAGTTCAAGATTTAGAAGAATTAAATAAAGACGACTTGAGAGAAGGACTACGAACTGGACAACAAATTAAAATCCCAAATAAGAAGAAAACGTTAGATGGTAAGCCAAGAATAATAACGAATGAAACTATTTTTCATAAAGTCCTTCTAGGTGAAACGAAGTATTCAATCTCAAAAGCCTATAAAATTTCAATTGAACAGTTAGAAGTTCAAAACCCTGAGATTATTAACGGACTCGTTGAAGGCACAATATTAGCTGTAAATGCTTCGGGTGTAAATCCTAAAAATGAGCGTGAAGAACTAATGATTGCATTAGCAGAAAAACAAGCAGCAATTGAAAAAAATAAAGCTCAGAATTCTAAAATTGAAGATTTAGAAGATAAATTAATTGTGCAACAACAAATGAATCAGAAAATTCTAAAACTGAATTCGTTAAATGTTGATTTGAAAGAGATTGATGATTCTAAAGGGACATCTGTTGAGAAATTGAAATTAATTTTAGAATCAAATAAAAATATCCAAGACATATTAACGTCTAAGTTAGATTCTCTAGTGGTTAATATGTATGATGATTTGGAAAGTTTAAAAAACTCTAGAATTGACGATGTTGATACTTATAAAAAGATGTATAGGGAATCACATGCGAATAGGGTTGAAACAAGTAAGATGATTGTTCAGTTAAAAAGAGATTTAAATGAATCTCGAAAAAGTTATGTTTCCTTAATGAGTAAAGTGCAAAGAATTAATGCACAACAAGAACAAGAGTTGAAAAAACGAAAGAAAAGTGTTAAGGAAGAAGAGGCTTTTAGAGAAGCAGAACAGGAACAAATTAGAAAAATTCGCGCACTTCACGTAAATAGCGATAAAACAAATGAATCGTTATTCTTTAAAGTAGAAAGACTGGAGAAAGAGAAAGAGTATGAGATTACAAAAAGAATGGTGAAAGCTACTTTTTATAGTGCAGAAGCAAGAGAGTATGATGATAGATTAGCGAGACAAAAGCTAGTTCGTTATCAAAATAAAATTAGACAAGAACGAAAAATTATAGAACTGGTTGAAGAGCCACTTTCTTCAGATGAGTTGAGACTAAAAATTATGAATAGTAATTTTAAGAACGATAAGGCTCCCGCAATGGAAGTTATTACAAACTTAAAAGATGTTGAAGATGGTTTTTATTTAGTGTTGAAAATAACGCAAAATGTAGTCGAACGTGATGAGTTTACTAGAGCATTGTCTGATAATGAGAATTTAAAAACAAGCTTTTTCTATGATATAAATTCATTCTCATATTATGTTTATACGCAAAAATTTAAAACATTTGAAGAAACTTTATATACAGTTAAAATGAAAGAAAGCTTACCTTTGTACGATGAAATTAGAATTGTAGAATTAAAATTGGAATAGATTTTGACTAATAATTCATAATAAAAAACACTTTAGTAAGTTAATAAATAAAATAATAATTAAAATTATGAGAATCTTTAAGCTTTTGATTGTTTTTTTCTTTTTTTCGTCATGCGTGGCAAAAGCAAAACAAGACTCGTTTATAAAGCATAATGTTGAAAAAGGAGAAACTATTTATAGTGTTGCTAGAAAGTATCAAATAACTCCGTTCGATATATATAGATTAAATCCAGATGCTAAAAATGGAATTGTAGAAAACACAATTTTATTAATTCCTAGAAAATCTACTCCAATATTGAAACAAGAAGTTAAAACTATTGTTCATGAGGTTAAGGCAAAAGAAACCTTATATAGTATTGCTAAAGAGTACGAAGTAACAGTTGCGCAATTAGAGGAATGGAATGCAGAGCTTTTAAAAGACGGATTGAAAAAAGGTCAGGAAATTATTGTAAGTAAAGAAGATTTACCTTTAAATGAAAGTTATGTTGAGGTTAAAAATGTAAAGAATGTAACGGAAACTTTTTCGCATAAGGTACTTCCTCAGGAGACGATATATGGTATTGCTACTAAGTATAATATTTCGATGGATGATCTTGTTTCTCAAAATCCAGATGTAAAAGAAGGATTAAAAGAAGGTATGATTTTAACATTGAAAAAAGAAACAGTAAAAAGTAGTACAGCTATAAATGGTACAAATGTTTATGCTGTTAAATCTGGAGAAACATTATATAGTTTGTCTAAAAAGATTAATGTTTCCCAGGAAGAACTTATAAAGTCAAATCCAGACCTAGCAGACGGTTTAAAAGAAGGAATGATTTTGAAATTGCCTTCAACAGGGAAATCGCAATCAACAATAAGTTTGCCAGTGAATCCAATAAAGAAAGATTCTCTTATTGTTTTTGCACCTAAAAATTTAGTTAGTCTTGCTGATTCTATTAATGTAGAGCAACAAAGAAATTTAGTGTTATTGTTGCCATTTAATATGGAACGTATTTCGGCAGATTCAGATAAATCAACAAAACAACTTATTAAAGGTGATAATTTTTTAAATTTAACTTTAGATTTTTATTCTGGAGCATTAATGGCTATAGATTCAGCAAAAGTTCTGGGTTTACCTGTTAATATTAAAGTTTTGAATATTGAAAGCGATAGAACATCTTCAAATATTGCTAAAATTATTGAAGAAAATGACTTCTCAAAAGTAGACGCTGTTATTGGTCCATTTCAGAATTCTCATGTAGAAACTACAGCTCAGTTATTATCGAAATACAATACGCCTGTAATTTCTCCTTTGTCTAAGGAAGTTGGTATGAAGTTGCCAAACCTTTATAATGCAGTTCCTACTGAAAAGTATATGATGGATAAGCTGTTTAATTATTTTAAAGAGAAAG is a genomic window of Flavobacterium jumunjinense containing:
- a CDS encoding LysM peptidoglycan-binding domain-containing protein, which produces MKYILIFFACSNLLFAQEIKTNSYTIKPKETFYSISKKFNVSIEEIKDANPNLTSTSLSIGQVILIPTKEKNSSVITSSGNNHLVQAQETLFGIARKYNVSVQDLEELNKDDLREGLRTGQQIKIPNKKKTLDGKPRIITNETIFHKVLLGETKYSISKAYKISIEQLEVQNPEIINGLVEGTILAVNASGVNPKNEREELMIALAEKQAAIEKNKAQNSKIEDLEDKLIVQQQMNQKILKLNSLNVDLKEIDDSKGTSVEKLKLILESNKNIQDILTSKLDSLVVNMYDDLESLKNSRIDDVDTYKKMYRESHANRVETSKMIVQLKRDLNESRKSYVSLMSKVQRINAQQEQELKKRKKSVKEEEAFREAEQEQIRKIRALHVNSDKTNESLFFKVERLEKEKEYEITKRMVKATFYSAEAREYDDRLARQKLVRYQNKIRQERKIIELVEEPLSSDELRLKIMNSNFKNDKAPAMEVITNLKDVEDGFYLVLKITQNVVERDEFTRALSDNENLKTSFFYDINSFSYYVYTQKFKTFEETLYTVKMKESLPLYDEIRIVELKLE
- the guaA gene encoding glutamine-hydrolyzing GMP synthase, with protein sequence MQHNVLILDFGSQYTQLIARRVRELNIFCEIFPFDKIPEDLSSYKAVILGGSPCSVRSEEALHPDLSQIRGKKPLLAVCYGAQYLAHFSGGEVAASNTREYGRANLSYIDDKEVFLEDVNLNSQVWMSHSDSIKKLPTNGVRIASTKDVENAAYKIEGETTYAIQFHPEVYHSTDGKQMLENFLVKIAEVPQTFTPNAVVEEIIADMKEKIGNDKVVLGLSGGVDSTVAAVLLNKAIGDNLYCIFVNNGLLRKNEFQSVLDQYKGMGLNVKGVDASKKFYDALAGLDDPEAKRKAIGNAFIEVFDDEANQLKDVKFLGQGTIYPDVIESVSATGGPSATIKSHHNVGGLPDFMKLKVVEPLRMLFKDEVRRVGASLGIDPELLGRHPFPGPGLAIRILGDITPEKVAILQEVDAIFINGLKEHGLYDKVWQAGAILLPVNSVGVMGDERTYEKVVALRAVESTDGMTADWVHLPYEFLMKTSNEIINKVKGVNRVVYDISSKPPATIEWE
- a CDS encoding LysM peptidoglycan-binding domain-containing protein produces the protein MRIFKLLIVFFFFSSCVAKAKQDSFIKHNVEKGETIYSVARKYQITPFDIYRLNPDAKNGIVENTILLIPRKSTPILKQEVKTIVHEVKAKETLYSIAKEYEVTVAQLEEWNAELLKDGLKKGQEIIVSKEDLPLNESYVEVKNVKNVTETFSHKVLPQETIYGIATKYNISMDDLVSQNPDVKEGLKEGMILTLKKETVKSSTAINGTNVYAVKSGETLYSLSKKINVSQEELIKSNPDLADGLKEGMILKLPSTGKSQSTISLPVNPIKKDSLIVFAPKNLVSLADSINVEQQRNLVLLLPFNMERISADSDKSTKQLIKGDNFLNLTLDFYSGALMAIDSAKVLGLPVNIKVLNIESDRTSSNIAKIIEENDFSKVDAVIGPFQNSHVETTAQLLSKYNTPVISPLSKEVGMKLPNLYNAVPTEKYMMDKLFNYFKEKEGNVIAVVSTKKKSAKEYLTGNYPEVKYPEFADNGSVDLNSLKTLLVKGKKNFVIIESQTTNQILNTTNFLKKLKEDFDIQLVVLKLYDTLEVIDIPISNLTELNMMFPSNKKEGESDADKIFEMKYRRLNGISPTGAASKGFDVTFDTLLRICQKEGYAKSIEKVKTEYYENTFDYVNDNGNIINNGVYLMYYDTDLTIKQVK